The proteins below are encoded in one region of Vanessa tameamea isolate UH-Manoa-2023 chromosome Z, ilVanTame1 primary haplotype, whole genome shotgun sequence:
- the LOC113404179 gene encoding uncharacterized protein LOC113404179 — MYSHRKTSMSIVLSLVLIASTEGFFLKWGSDSGSQSSQKSWVQPMSPYRYQYMYPYESRKIYQVQQQQYAQPDMQMQQNMAPIPISVPAGASLTPVSLQHVQLVPCMCPVAPEEADKLQEQAGSGPYVAQTYSQAYSIPQQMTVADAPKTTNKQ, encoded by the exons ATGTATTCGCACAGGAAGACATCG ATGAGCATCGTTCTGAGTTTGGTGCTAATAGCTTCTACGGAGGGGTTCTTCTTAAAATGGGGTTCAGATTCCGG AAGTCAGTCCTCTCAGAAGTCTTGGGTGCAACCGATGTCGCCGTACAGATATCAATACATGTACCCGTATGAGTCTAGAAAAATATACCAAGTACAACAACAACAGTACGCTCAACCCGATATGCAGATGCAACAAAACATGGCTCCGATACCTATCAGCGTGCCCGCCGGAGCAAGTCTCACGCCAGTTTCTCTCCAACACGTACAGCTCGTGCCCTGCATGTGCCCAGTGGCGCCTGAAGAAGCGGACAAACTACAAGAGCAAGCTGGCTCCGGTCCGTACGTCGCGCAGACTTACTCGCAAGCTTATTCCATCCCACAGCAAATGACGGTCGCAGACGCTCCGAAAACGACCAATAAACagtaa